A single genomic interval of Croceibacter atlanticus HTCC2559 harbors:
- a CDS encoding enoyl-CoA hydratase/isomerase family protein, with protein MNYENITVEFKNNITYITINRPKKLNALNRDTIQELHEAFTEADEDKDTKVVIITGSGDKAFVAGADISEFADFSIEKGKELAAKGQELLFNVVANLGTPVIAAVNGFALGGGLELAMAAHFRIASDNAKMGLPEVSLGVIPGYGGTQRLPQLVGKGRAMEMIMTAGMVDANQALQYGLVNHVTTAEELMPLAEKLAGKIMKNSTVAIKAAIAAVNANYEDGVNGFNVEVEQFGKSFGTEDFTEGTTAFLNKRKPEFPGK; from the coding sequence ATGAATTACGAAAATATTACAGTAGAGTTTAAAAATAACATTACCTACATTACTATAAACAGACCTAAAAAGCTTAACGCACTTAATAGAGATACTATACAAGAACTTCACGAAGCATTTACTGAAGCAGATGAAGACAAAGACACTAAAGTTGTTATTATTACAGGATCTGGTGATAAAGCTTTTGTTGCTGGAGCGGATATTAGTGAGTTTGCAGATTTTTCTATTGAAAAAGGAAAAGAGTTGGCTGCAAAAGGACAAGAACTTCTTTTTAATGTAGTCGCTAACTTAGGAACACCAGTTATTGCAGCCGTAAATGGATTTGCACTTGGTGGCGGTTTAGAGCTAGCTATGGCAGCACACTTTAGAATAGCAAGCGACAATGCTAAAATGGGATTGCCAGAAGTAAGTTTAGGTGTTATACCTGGTTATGGTGGCACACAACGCTTACCACAATTGGTAGGAAAAGGGCGCGCCATGGAAATGATTATGACAGCTGGCATGGTAGATGCTAACCAAGCATTACAGTACGGTCTTGTAAATCATGTAACAACAGCAGAAGAGTTAATGCCACTTGCAGAAAAGCTTGCTGGCAAAATCATGAAAAACTCAACCGTAGCCATTAAAGCAGCAATTGCAGCTGTTAATGCCAATTACGAAGATGGTGTAAATGGCTTTAATGTAGAAGTAGAGCAATTTGGAAAAAGCTTTGGAACAGAAGATTTTACTGAAGGAACTACTGCATTCTTAAACAAAAGAAAACCTGAGTTTCCAGGTAAATAA
- a CDS encoding sensor histidine kinase has translation MKHFKLSLRRRIFIFMILLVLGASILIAGVTIYQYKEESEDYHRDRLERKEEAIRENINFVLRSTTYEITPENIALIFKERNKIYEMSQVHNLPLNIYSLEGNLLLKSKESFFKDSTDIQIKAEILEDLSTSVDKRFILKSERNGEKFQSSFTYITDNKFRPLAILNLPYLEEDDFLNKELAEFLLRLGEVYLLMLVVAIALSYFLSRYITRSLKTISDKITETRLNKRNAKIEINDASEEIYTLVNAYNSMIDELEGSAAKLATSEREAAWREMAKQVAHEIKNPLTPMRLSVQSFQRKFDPQDPEINHKVEEYSNTLIQQIDTMSSIASAFSNFAKMPAQQSETLNVSKIVKLALDIFNEDYIEFQTEDEEILAKFDRTQLIRVVTNLVKNAIQATEEQENPMIKVDVSQDNYYVCIAVQDNGVGIPEDNKPKVFEPKFTTKNSGMGLGLAMVKNIVETFKGTITFESQEHIGTTFRIKFPKH, from the coding sequence ATGAAGCATTTTAAATTGTCTTTAAGACGTCGCATTTTCATCTTTATGATCCTATTGGTATTGGGAGCATCTATACTAATTGCAGGTGTTACAATTTATCAATATAAAGAAGAAAGTGAAGACTATCACAGAGACCGTTTAGAGCGAAAAGAAGAAGCCATAAGAGAGAATATTAATTTTGTACTAAGGAGTACAACCTATGAGATAACACCAGAAAATATTGCCTTAATCTTTAAAGAGCGTAATAAGATTTATGAGATGTCTCAGGTACATAACTTACCATTAAATATATATTCTTTAGAAGGCAACTTGCTTTTAAAATCGAAGGAGAGCTTCTTTAAAGACTCAACAGATATACAGATTAAAGCAGAAATACTAGAAGATCTTTCAACATCTGTAGATAAACGGTTTATATTAAAGAGTGAGCGTAATGGCGAAAAGTTTCAATCTTCTTTCACCTATATAACAGACAATAAATTTAGGCCACTAGCCATTTTAAATTTACCCTACTTAGAGGAAGACGACTTTTTAAATAAAGAGCTGGCAGAGTTTTTATTACGCTTAGGAGAAGTATACTTGCTTATGTTAGTTGTAGCCATAGCACTTTCCTATTTTTTATCCAGATACATAACCCGTTCGCTTAAAACAATTTCAGATAAAATAACAGAGACACGACTTAATAAGCGAAATGCTAAGATTGAGATAAATGATGCTAGCGAGGAAATTTACACTTTAGTAAATGCCTATAACAGTATGATTGATGAGCTGGAAGGAAGTGCAGCAAAACTAGCCACTAGCGAGCGCGAAGCAGCTTGGAGAGAAATGGCAAAACAGGTTGCTCACGAGATTAAAAATCCGTTAACACCAATGCGTCTTAGTGTACAGAGTTTTCAAAGAAAATTTGATCCTCAAGATCCAGAAATTAATCATAAAGTAGAAGAGTACTCTAATACACTTATTCAACAAATTGATACAATGAGTAGTATTGCCTCTGCATTTTCCAATTTTGCGAAAATGCCAGCGCAACAATCTGAAACATTAAACGTCTCAAAGATTGTAAAATTAGCGCTAGATATTTTTAACGAAGATTATATCGAGTTTCAAACAGAAGATGAAGAAATCTTAGCAAAATTTGATCGTACTCAACTTATACGTGTAGTTACCAACTTAGTTAAAAATGCTATTCAGGCTACAGAAGAGCAAGAAAACCCTATGATAAAAGTAGATGTCTCTCAGGATAATTATTACGTTTGTATTGCGGTACAGGATAATGGTGTAGGAATTCCAGAAGACAACAAGCCTAAAGTTTTTGAACCTAAGTTTACCACCAAGAATAGCGGTATGGGCTTAGGATTAGCAATGGTCAAGAATATTGTGGAAACCTTTAAAGGAACCATTACCTTTGAGTCTCAAGAACACATAGGAACAACATTTAGAATTAAATTTCCAAAACATTAA
- a CDS encoding CopD family protein — MEYYLYIKSLHLIFVITWFAGLFYIPRLFVYQIEAFSKDEPEKSILGKQLKLMAKRLWFIITWPSAVLAVLFALVLLHLQPGLLSLPWMQVKLGFVVLLIAYHVKCHLIFKELQIDVVKWTSNHMRLWNEGSTIILFSVIFLVIVRDAVNWVYGVIGIILFSVILMLGFKMYKRIREKNPEA; from the coding sequence ATGGAATATTACCTTTATATAAAAAGTCTGCATCTTATATTCGTTATCACGTGGTTTGCAGGACTGTTCTACATTCCGCGATTGTTTGTGTATCAAATAGAAGCCTTCAGCAAAGATGAGCCAGAAAAATCTATTTTGGGCAAGCAACTTAAGCTTATGGCAAAACGATTATGGTTTATAATCACGTGGCCATCTGCGGTACTTGCTGTGCTATTTGCGCTGGTTTTACTTCATCTTCAACCAGGACTGCTTTCATTACCTTGGATGCAGGTTAAGCTTGGCTTTGTTGTTTTACTTATTGCTTATCATGTAAAATGTCATTTAATATTTAAGGAGTTACAAATCGATGTGGTAAAATGGACAAGTAATCACATGAGATTATGGAATGAAGGATCAACAATCATTCTGTTTTCAGTAATATTCTTAGTTATTGTAAGAGATGCTGTAAACTGGGTTTATGGCGTAATAGGCATCATTTTATTTTCTGTAATCTTAATGCTTGGTTTTAAAATGTACAAACGCATAAGAGAAAAAAATCCAGAGGCGTAA